A region from the Anaerolineae bacterium genome encodes:
- a CDS encoding DUF4870 domain-containing protein — protein sequence MSEQIPVSPGTTADEPSSDDRLWALLAYILSPIVPIIALLMEEKKSRPYIRFHSVQALVLGVINIVLSLALSATIVLACIPLFIWLYMIYLGVLAYQSKPFTVPFLTDFIQKQGWA from the coding sequence ATGTCCGAGCAAATCCCTGTATCACCCGGCACCACCGCCGACGAGCCGAGCAGCGACGACCGCCTGTGGGCCCTGCTGGCTTATATCCTCTCCCCTATCGTGCCCATCATCGCCTTGTTGATGGAGGAGAAGAAGAGTCGCCCCTACATCCGCTTCCATAGCGTGCAGGCGCTGGTGCTCGGCGTCATCAACATCGTGCTGAGCCTGGCCCTGAGCGCGACCATTGTGCTGGCCTGCATCCCCCTGTTCATCTGGCTCTACATGATCTACCTGGGTGTTCTGGCCTATCAGAGCAAGCCGTTCACCGTGCCCTTCCTCACCGATTTCATCCAAAAGCAGGGTTGGGCGTAA
- a CDS encoding M48 family metallopeptidase → MEKRLGSVTLGGSTHGHIRLSANIQTWPAWVVDYVIAHEFTHLLLPEEGHSPRFWETLQQAYPRTEQARGFIKGYFFAKGEKSEEEDAL, encoded by the coding sequence ATGGAAAAACGCCTGGGCAGCGTGACCCTGGGCGGAAGCACCCACGGCCACATTCGCCTTTCGGCCAACATCCAGACCTGGCCCGCCTGGGTGGTGGACTATGTCATCGCCCACGAGTTCACCCACCTGCTGCTGCCCGAGGAGGGCCACAGCCCCCGCTTTTGGGAGACCTTGCAGCAGGCCTATCCCCGCACCGAGCAGGCACGGGGCTTCATCAAAGGCTACTTCTTCGCCAAAGGCGAGAAAAGCGAGGAGGAAGACGCCCTATGA